One segment of Candidatus Sericytochromatia bacterium DNA contains the following:
- a CDS encoding sugar phosphate isomerase/epimerase, translated as MSARLAFAVGQELPSAELTWFSPLRGLGFAALELTLTPATAWPSAEALAGCGVIAQGYTPGLTDGQGVAAAFNEVNPYLDALRELGCQLLVVGEPTTRGRGQVAGRVHDTGARGLLEAEWRNLADALNELGARCEERGYRLAFQPGAGTHVETATELKRLMNLTDPALVGLALDTGHWVVGGGHPREAIETYRWRLNLVRLRDVSVEVLDTVVRHGLDWQEAQRRRVFCRPGTGQAPLADTLAALREIGYEGWLSLASDGLTGPEEAPEFCRQALAGLL; from the coding sequence GTGTCGGCACGTCTCGCATTTGCGGTCGGCCAGGAGCTGCCTTCAGCGGAGCTGACGTGGTTCAGCCCCTTGCGCGGCCTCGGCTTCGCGGCGCTGGAACTCACGCTCACGCCTGCGACAGCGTGGCCCTCTGCCGAGGCGCTGGCCGGTTGTGGCGTGATTGCTCAGGGCTACACGCCCGGCTTGACCGATGGCCAGGGGGTCGCCGCCGCGTTCAACGAGGTCAACCCCTATCTGGATGCGCTGCGTGAGCTGGGGTGCCAGCTGCTGGTGGTGGGAGAGCCGACCACGAGGGGGCGCGGACAGGTGGCCGGACGCGTGCATGACACCGGGGCGCGCGGCCTGCTGGAGGCGGAATGGCGCAATCTGGCCGATGCGCTCAACGAGCTCGGGGCGCGCTGTGAGGAGCGAGGCTATCGTCTGGCGTTTCAGCCCGGTGCCGGCACCCACGTGGAGACGGCCACGGAATTGAAGCGGTTGATGAACCTGACTGACCCGGCCCTGGTCGGACTCGCCCTGGATACCGGGCACTGGGTGGTTGGCGGGGGACATCCGCGAGAGGCCATCGAAACCTATCGCTGGCGCCTGAACCTGGTGCGCCTGCGGGACGTCTCGGTGGAGGTCCTCGACACGGTCGTTCGCCACGGCCTCGACTGGCAGGAGGCCCAGCGTCGTCGCGTCTTCTGCCGCCCGGGAACCGGGCAGGCGCCCCTGGCGGACACGCTCGCCGCCTTGCGGGAAATCGGCTATGAGGGGTGGCTCAGCCTGGCCTCGGATGGGCTGACAGGGCCTGAAGAAGCGCCGGAGTTTTGCAGACAGGCCCTGGCAGGGCTGCTGTGA